One Calditrichota bacterium genomic region harbors:
- a CDS encoding VWA domain-containing protein — translation MFGFLNSSILIGLLAVTLPFLIHLLNRQKTRKVEFSSLRFLKMLQHKKMRRMKLRQWLLLILRALIIAMLVLAFARPTIKTRSFLLKGSNVRTTAVILLDNSMSMGTDTEQGQLFQLARKAALRVVQNLQDGDEIVLLSPTPEPALHLKKNFFSVSKVKDILKKEPLTAYPGKMGEAIREAVGILQKSINPNKELYIISDFQRSNFPKALKPLQTFPDIRTYIFFLKTTTQPNLGFTGVKLLDQIIEPGRPVKFQASVKNYGSENAPDRLVQVFLSGKRVAQSSLSLDAQATRPVIFGVTPETSRFQEGKVEIDDDPLLQDNVAYFTFFVPDKVNILLIGSPQETRFVRLALLPKKEQKTIFTITDVATWNPARISIDDKQVVILVDPPPFQAVQRDRLRRYLQNGGRLVFIPGAAMDLKLVNENFLTPLELPVFKETIGRPAQTHSFLSWGSIDFNHPIFQGMFREKKPVIDSPHFYLALKMDPTKKSKEIIQYRNGFPFLMDCPVGKGHVFLFTSGVNPEWSDWAFTPIFAPLMYRTVSYLSSMGNLQAVAHKVGEPIEFSVNESDQRIVIKKPDGTEVDVRPVFRGGSGLVTFRNTDEPGIYTLFEGREKKKTWAVNTDPVESNLEQLTPREVKKILGKNVWELSLNGNFSQKIKESRFGRELTPYFLYLAFILLVLEMILARTTPGKNDQTKEELP, via the coding sequence ATGTTTGGTTTTTTGAATAGCTCTATCCTGATAGGTCTTCTGGCCGTTACGCTTCCGTTCCTTATCCATTTGTTGAACCGACAAAAAACCAGGAAGGTGGAGTTCAGTTCACTACGGTTTCTGAAAATGCTCCAGCACAAGAAGATGCGCCGGATGAAACTCCGCCAGTGGTTGTTGCTTATTTTGCGCGCGTTGATTATTGCCATGCTTGTACTGGCCTTTGCGCGTCCGACCATTAAAACGCGGTCCTTTTTACTGAAGGGTTCCAATGTTCGGACGACGGCCGTCATCCTTTTGGATAATTCCATGAGCATGGGGACGGATACGGAACAGGGACAGTTGTTCCAATTGGCCCGGAAGGCGGCCCTCAGAGTGGTGCAAAATCTCCAAGATGGAGACGAAATCGTGCTTTTGTCTCCGACTCCCGAACCCGCACTTCATCTGAAGAAAAATTTCTTTTCGGTTTCGAAAGTAAAGGATATTTTGAAGAAGGAACCACTGACCGCGTATCCGGGGAAAATGGGAGAGGCCATTCGGGAAGCGGTCGGAATTCTTCAAAAATCAATAAATCCCAATAAAGAGTTGTACATCATTTCGGATTTCCAGCGTTCCAATTTTCCAAAGGCGTTGAAGCCGCTTCAAACGTTTCCCGATATTCGAACCTACATTTTCTTTTTGAAAACGACCACACAGCCCAACCTGGGTTTTACGGGGGTAAAACTGCTTGATCAAATTATTGAGCCGGGACGCCCGGTAAAATTCCAGGCAAGCGTAAAAAATTACGGCAGCGAAAATGCTCCCGATCGTCTGGTGCAGGTTTTTCTGTCGGGGAAACGCGTAGCGCAGAGCAGCCTTTCGCTGGATGCACAGGCAACTCGGCCGGTAATTTTTGGCGTAACCCCTGAGACCAGCCGCTTTCAGGAAGGCAAGGTGGAAATCGATGATGATCCGCTTTTGCAGGACAATGTGGCCTATTTTACATTTTTTGTGCCGGATAAAGTGAACATTTTGTTGATTGGGTCCCCCCAGGAAACACGGTTTGTACGTTTGGCACTTCTGCCTAAGAAAGAGCAAAAAACGATATTTACAATTACGGACGTTGCCACCTGGAATCCGGCAAGGATTTCGATCGACGACAAGCAGGTTGTAATTCTTGTGGATCCTCCGCCGTTTCAAGCAGTCCAGCGGGATCGCCTCCGGCGTTATCTTCAAAATGGAGGCCGCCTGGTGTTTATTCCGGGAGCCGCAATGGATCTCAAATTGGTGAATGAAAATTTTCTGACGCCGCTGGAACTACCCGTTTTCAAAGAAACAATCGGCCGCCCGGCTCAAACACACTCGTTCCTGAGCTGGGGGAGTATCGACTTCAACCACCCGATATTTCAGGGGATGTTTCGCGAGAAAAAGCCCGTAATTGATTCGCCGCATTTTTATCTGGCCCTGAAAATGGATCCGACAAAGAAGAGCAAGGAAATCATTCAATATCGAAACGGCTTCCCGTTTCTGATGGATTGTCCGGTGGGAAAAGGACATGTTTTTTTATTCACAAGCGGGGTTAATCCGGAGTGGTCGGACTGGGCTTTTACACCCATTTTTGCACCGCTGATGTATCGAACCGTGAGCTATTTGTCTTCAATGGGAAATTTGCAGGCGGTGGCGCACAAGGTAGGCGAGCCGATTGAATTCTCCGTGAATGAAAGCGATCAGCGAATCGTCATAAAAAAACCGGATGGAACGGAAGTTGATGTGCGGCCGGTTTTTCGAGGGGGGAGCGGTCTGGTTACGTTCAGGAATACCGATGAGCCGGGAATCTACACCCTGTTTGAAGGACGGGAAAAAAAGAAGACCTGGGCGGTTAATACGGATCCCGTGGAATCAAATTTGGAACAGCTTACCCCTCGCGAAGTTAAAAAAATACTGGGGAAAAATGTGTGGGAATTGTCTCTCAATGGGAATTTTTCTCAAAAGATCAAGGAATCGCGTTTTGGAAGAGAACTGACCCCCTATTTTCTCTACTTAGCATTTATTTTATTGGTGTTGGAAATGATCCTGGCGCGTACGACACCGGGAAAGAACGATCAAACAAAGGAGGAATTGCCCTAA